The sequence ATGCAATGGAGTCGGCGGTGCTGCTTGCCAAGACGGGAATCACTACTAAAAAGGGAATAACCGCCAGATCCTGGAACAATAAGATGCCGATGGCGAACCGGCCGTGGCGGGAATTGAGTTCCAATTGTTCGGCGAGCTGTTTGCCCACTATGGAGGTGGATGACATGGCGAGCACCCCGCCCACCACGAGGGCGCCCGCTGGCGACATACCTAGCAGCCAAGCGGCCACCGCAGCCAGGACTGTGCTGATGAGCACCTGCGCACCGCCGAGGCCCAACACTGTGCCCTTCATCACTAACAGCTTGGGCAGCGAAAATTCCAGGCCGAGGGCGAACATCAGAAACACCACGCCAAACTCGGCCAGAAAGTGGGTATCGGCGGACATAGAAAGCCAGGGTAAGCCAGGGTAGCCGACCAGCACTCCGACAAACAGATAGCCCATGATGGGAGGAAGGTTAAAACGCCTGAACAGCGCCACCACCAGCACGGCGGCGGCGAGCAGCATCAATAACTGTTCAAAGATACCCATGAATCATGCAGGCGCCGGTGCTGTGATCTGTTTACCCAAGCGCCGCAAGCTCCGGCGGCGCCGCGGGATCGAGTATCAGCAGATGATGCTCGGGTATCGGCTGCCAAAATGCGGAGGCGGTGAGCGGTGAGGAGGCGATAAGCTGCGCGCCGGGATAATCGTCCACGTCGGTGGTGAAATAGAGCGGCGCGCATCCGGCATTGATGGCGTGACGCGCGGCGCACAAGGTCTCGCCGTCGGATAAAATAATGTTAAGCAGCGCGACCTCATTCTCCAGCCAGTCATCCAGCAGTTCAAACATCTGGCCCAATGCCTGATCCAAGGAGATCTCGTCGTCGTCCTGCAGCAGATGACGCAGCAGGCCAAATAGATATTCCGAAGCCGTTGTGCTGCCGATCCCGGCCTCGACCTCGGGAGCCATGAACTGTCTCATTAACGGGCTCAGCCGGTCCCGGAAGCCCTCAATGACGCCGCAGTGGCCGAAGATAAACTCGTCGTCGCAGTAAGGCTGCGGACCCGTTTGATGAGAGACGGCCAGCGCCGCCTCAAGCTGGAGATGCACCAGCCACAGGTTACTCTCCAGGCTGCGCTCCAGGTGCGGCAGATTGGTGTCCCATGCGGGTGGCTTGCTGCGGGTATAGACCGCAGGTGAGCCGTCGGGGGCGTACCAGCCCAACCCGAATCCATAGGCGTCGCGCCCCAATCCGGACTCCATAAGCCCCGTGACTTCTCCAAGTATCAGTCTCGGACCAAGATAAGCAGCGAGTTCGCACATAGTTATTCCCTCACATTGCCCTTGCGCTTTCCAAATAAGCTGTTAGCGTACTGTACAAGGGGAACTCTGAAAAATATACCGCCAACCGCCAAGACGCCACGATCGCCAAGAAAAAAGATTGGATTGTAATGAAAAATCTTGGCGTTCTTGGCGGTTCAACAGGAATAAATCAGGCGTTCCCAAGGTAACATGCAACACGATTCGAATACAGAAATATGCCGATGCAAAAAAGTCCTACCCTTATACAACTGGATTGCTCGAACGGGCTGCTGGACGGAGCACAACAAGTCCCCTCGCCGAATTGCGATGCGCGGCCCGCGGACTGCGGCATAGACCTGCTGGTCATTCATAACATCAGCCTGCCGCCCGGTGAGTTCGGCGGGCCGCACATCGAGTCATTGTTCCTGAACACCCTCGATCCGAAGGCCCACCCGTATTTCGCGGATATCTGCGGGATGAAAGTCTCCACCCACCTGCTCATCCGCCGCAGCGGCGAGATCGTCCAGTTCGTGCCGCTGCACCTGCGCGCCTGGCACGCGGGGGAATCCCGCTTTGAGGGGCGCACGGCCTGTAATGATTTTTCCATCGGCATCGAACTGGAGGGAACCGACGATCACCCGTATGAACCCGCGCAGTACACGGCGCTGGCCGAAGTAGCACGCACGCTAATGGCCGCCTACCCCGGGATCACGCCGCAGCGGATCGTGGGGCATAGCGACATCGCGCCCGGACGCAAGACCGACCCGGGACCGAGTTTTGATTGGGAGCGCTTGCGCAGCTTGCTAATAAATAGTTCCCCCCCAGCCGTCTGAGGTTTACAATCATCTCCGTGCAACATAGCCCCATTCCCGCTATCATTACATCACTTCGAATAAGGGTGCGCGCGTCATGATATTGATTGCCATTCTGATCAGCCTGGGAATAGACAAGGCCTTCGCCACCTGGCAGGGCGTGCGCCGCTTTGAGTGGTTCCTGGAGTTCGCCAACTCGATACGCTTCCAGTTGAAGGCGATCGCCAACGGTTCGCTGGGCGTGCTGTTGACCGTCGCGCTTCCCGTATTTCTTATTGCGCTGGTGGACTATCTGCTGGGCAGGGCGCATCCCCTCCTGGCCTTCCCGTTCGGCGTGGCCGTGCTGTGGTACTGTCTCGGCCCCAAAAATCTGGACGATCAGGTACAGGCCTATATTGACGCCCGCGAGTCTGGCGATATCGAAGCAGCACAGCACAGCGCCGCCGACATCCTGCATCAGCAAATCCCGAGTCAGAATTTTCAGTTGAGTCAGGCGGTCACCGAGTCCATCCTGATAGAGGGAAACGAGCGCATCATGGCCGTGCTGTTCTGGTTCGGCGTGCTCGGGCCGCTCGGTGCGGCGCTCTACCGGCTCTCCGCAACACTCAAAAACTTCACCGGCAAGGAACACCCGGCCTCTGAGTTCGCCCAGGCCGCCCAGCGCCTGCACGCCATTCTGGATTGGATACCGGCGCGTCTGGTGGCCGTGGGTTATGCGGTCAGCGGCAGCTTTGTGGACGCCATAGGCAATTGGCGCGGCTCCGCCGGAAAGGCGGAGAAATGGGAAGAATCAAGCGTGCAGGTACTGCTGGCGAGCGGCATGGGCGCCCTGCATCTCGACGCCGAAAGCCTGCGCGAAGGCCCTCAGGGCAGCGACGTGCAGGCAGGCAGCCAGCCGGGAGCGGCCGACGTACAGGCTGAGATCGCGCATATCAAGGCCGCCCAGGCCCTGGTGTGGCGCACCTTAGTCGCCTGGGTAGTGATTATCGCCCTCATGACCTTGGCTGGCCGGGTAGGCTGAAAAGCTTATACGATGACAGCCAGCGTGAAATGATTTTTTAAGAGTTTCCAACACAAAGCACACCGCAGAGGACGCGGAGGAGAAACAGATTTGATCGTATTCCTCCGCGTCCTCTGCGGTAAAAGTTTTATCGGTTAGAGCGTGCTACGCTATCAACTCCCGCAGATATTGAAACAACGCCCGCGCCGCCGTGGGTGATTTATTCGCCGCCTTCTCCTGCTCCGCGGCGCGCAGCCATTGGCGGACACGCTGCCGATCCGTCCCGGAATACTCTTCACAAAGCGCCTGGACGGCGCCGTCACCCTCGTTCAACAGGCGCTCACGCCAGCGTTCGATCAGGTGAAGTTGCTGAGCGGCGTGGACCTGCCGGTGCTTGATGTCATCCATGGTTTTGCGGATCGGTTCCGCGTCCACCTCGCGCATCAAACGTCCGATGTATTGCAGTTGGCGTTTGCGCGCCCCGCGGCTGCTCATGCCGCGCGCCGCCCCGATGGCATCGAGCAGGTTCTCCGGCAGATCAAATCTCTGCAAGAGCCGGACAGGTAATTCCACCAGCTCCTCACCCAAGTCTTGCAAAGAGGTCATCTCCCGCTTGAGTTGGGATTTGCTCTTTTGTTCAACATCAAAACCTTCGTCTTCAGCCATGCGCCAGCCCCGCTCCAACCTTATATTTAACCACACGCCCGGCCACGGCATGCTAAAATTCGCAAGTTATGTCACTTATCTTAAATCCTGCTAATACGCCCTCTGAGACCCTCTGGGATGCCGCCCAGCTTCAGGCTTTGGTTCACGATCTCCTGCTGGAGGCCGCCTCACAAGGCGCAAGCAGCGCGGAGGCGGGACTCAACATCGAGTCGGGCCTGTCGGTCACGGTGCGCCTGGGCGAGGTGGAGACCATCGAACATAATCGTGACAAGGCCCTGGGTGTGACCGTTTACTTCGGTCATCGTAAGGGATCGGCCAGCACCTCCGACTTCAGCGCCCAGGCTATTAAGGAAACGGTGCGCGCCGCCTGCAACATCGCCCGCTACACCGCCGAGGACGATTGCGCGGGCCTCGCCGACGCCGCACTCATGGCGCGCGAGACCCCCGATCTCGATCTCTATTATCCCTGGCAGGTCAGCGCCGAACACGCGATTGCGCTTGCCACCGAATGCGAAGATTCCGCGCGTGCGCTGGATAAACGCATCACCAACTCCGAAGGGGCGAGTCTCTCCAGTCATCAGGGACTGAACATCTACGGCAACAGCCACGGCTTTATCGGCGGCTACCCTACCAGCCGCCACAGCTTGAGCTGCGCCGTCATCGGCCAAAGCGAGAGCGGCATGCAACGTGACTACTGGTTCAGCGTGGCCCGCGATCACAGCGAATTGGAAACTCCCGGACGAATCGGGGAGCACGCCGCGCAACGCACCTTGCGCCGTCTGAACGGCAGAAGACTCAGCACCCGCCAGGCGCCTGTGGTGTTCGAAGCCCCGGCGGCCACCAGTCTGTTGTCGCACCTCATGAGCGCCATCCGCGGCGGCAGCCTCTACCGCAAGGCTTCCTTCTTGCTCGATCACCTGGGCAAACGGATCTTCCCGGCCCACGTGCACATACACGAAAAACCGCACCTCAAAAAGGCCCTGGGCAGTGCGCCATTCGATAACGAAGGCGTAGCCACCGCCGCGCACGACTTCGTGCGCGGCGGTGTGCTGGAGTCCTACGTGCTCGACAGTTACTCGGCGCGCAAGCTCGGCATGCAGACCACCGGCAATGCGGGCGGGGTGCACAATCTGTTCATTGACCCGGGCAGCTATGATTTAGACGGGCTGTTGCGGCTGATGGGAAAGGGCTTGCTGGTCACCGAACTGATCGGTATGGGCGTCAACACCGTCACCGGCGATTATTCGCGCGGCGCGGCCGGCTTCTGGGTGGAACACGGCGAGATCCAATACCCGGTGGAGGAGATCACCATCGCCGGCAATCTACTCGATATTTTTTTGCAGCTCGCGGAAGTCGGCAATGACGTAGACGTGCGCGGCAACATCCGCACCGGCTCCATCCTGATCGAAAACATGACTATCGCGGGGGAGTAACCCCCGTGCTAAAAACTCAACGCCAAGACGCGAAGACGCCAAGGTTTTATGTGTTTTTATAATAAATCACTTTGCGTTCTCTGCGTCTTTGCGCCTTTGCGATGAGTAGTTAACTTATTTAGCCTTGTTCCGGGTGGCCACCACCAGGGCTTCCGCCACCTCGCCCAAAAGCCGCTGCTCCAGTTCCATCGAATCATAGAACAACTTGTTGGCGCTTTTTAATACCAAAGGATTCTTTTTGGGCTGACCGAGCCACTCCTTGCAAGCCGCCTCGCGCAAATCGCGGCTGCGCTGAATCCGCTCATCGAGATCCTTGCGTGCGGCCGGCACCAGGGGTTTGCGCGTCTTCAGATAAGTTTCATCCCACTCCTTGAGCGCACCCGCGCGCGAGTCTTCCAGCGCCTTGTAAAAATCCTTACGGTTAATCGCGCGCGCCTTGAGGGCCGCGGTGGCGCTGAGTATAGAATTACCCTGCTCCTTCTGTACGTTCAGATATCGCGCCGCCGCGAACAGATAGGCCATGTCTTCCGACATGGCAGGTTCGGCCGATGCTGCAAAGCTGACCATCCACAGAGCAAGGATCAAACTAAATTTAATAAGTATCTGTCGCATAAGATCTCTGGTATGTTTGGAATCGAATTCACAGTAATGCTTTAGTGTGATAGTTGCATAACGCATCGTCAATAGCGCTAACGCCAATCGGCTGCCTCGATTCTTCGTTGCCTGGCAGCGGCTACAGCGGAACAGAGTCACCAAATCTGCCCTGCTTCACATCAAACGAGTTTTCTTGCACGCTCTCCCACTGCGGCGATGCGGCTTTCAAGTAGCTTCGCCCAACGCCGCGGCGCGGGTGGCGGCGAGCTCGGTGAGGAAGCCCGCGGCCCAACGATAGATGTTGTGCTCCTCGACGATACGGTACATCCGTTCCATGCGCGCGCGCCGCTCCGCCGGGTCCATTTCCATACCGTAACGGATGGCATCGGCGAACTGCTCCGTGTCGTATGGGTTGATGATGAGCGCATCGGCGAGTTCGCGCGCCGCGCCTGCGAACTCCGACAAGATCAACACACCCTCGTGCGATTCCTGGGCGGCGACGTACTCTTTGGCTACCAGGTTCATGCCGTCGTGCAAAGAGCTGACGATGCACATCGAGGCCATGCGCAAGAACGCATGGACTGTCTTGGCGTCATGGTGGGCCGCCAGGAAGTGAATGGGTTTCCAGCCGTTTGTCTGGTACTTCCAGTTGATCTCATCCGCGAGCGCTTCGAGCTGCGCAATGTGGTCGCGGTAACGGCGGAGGTGCGTGCGGCTCGGGGCTCCCAGCTCCACGAACGTGAAGCGCCCGCGATACTGCGGGTATTTTTCCAGGAACCGGCCCACGGCGCGGAAGCGCTCCGGCAAACCCTTGGTGTAGTCAATGCGGTCCACGCCCACCGCGATGTAAGCGCCCTCGATCTTGTGCTGCGCCTTGAGCGCGGCGATCTGCTGCGCCAGATCTTCGCCCGCCGGGACCTTGCGCTCGGCCCAGTTCTGCACGCTGATGGGAAACGGCCGCACCCGCGACACGCGCCCCTTGAGCTCGACGGCGAAGTGGTCCCAGTCGAGACGCGACTCGAGCACGCGATCCACCGTGTCTAGAAAGTTGTTGCAGTACTGCTGCAGGTGAAAGCCCACCAGGTCGGCGCCGAGCATGCCGGTAAGAAGCTCCGCGCCCCACGGGCAGATGCGAAACGCCTCCGGGTTCGGCCAGGGGATGTGCCAGAACAGCCCCACGCGCAGGTCCGGGCGCACCGCCTTCAGCATCTGCGGCACCAGAGCAAGCTGATAGTCCTGCACCAGCACCACGGCCTTGCCGTCGCCGATCTCCTCGATCACGGCGTCGGCGAAGCGCTGATTCGCCTGGCGGTAATATTCCCAGTCCGCGGCGCGGAACACCGGGCGTTCATGCGCCAGGTGGCACAGCGGCCACAGCCCCTCGTTGGAGAAGCCGTAGTAGTAGCCCTGCTCCTCCTCGCGCGTGAGCCACACGCGCCGGAGCGTGTAACGGGCGTCATCCGGCGGCACTGTGAGCCGCCCCGACGCGTCCGCGGTCTCGCGGTCGGCGTCGCCTCCGCCGTGCGCGATCCACACGCCGCCGCAGGCCTGCAGCACTGGATCAAGCGAAGTGACCAGGCCGCCGGCAGGCATAATCATGTACGGCTTACCGTCGCGCAGCTGATGCATGTAGGGCTCGCGGTTGCTCACCACGATAAGCTGGCGGTCTTCGCCCAGCGCGTGGATCGCATGGGTGCGCAGCCGGTCGAGGGTCCAGACCTGCTCGGCGTGCATCGCCGCCTGCGACAGCCTGCGCCCCGTTGATCTCGCGGCACGGAAGGAAGCGGCGAGCCGGTCGGTCTCGCTGCGCAGCAGCGCCGACGGCAAGCCGGGCGGCGGCGCCTCGGAAACGTTCTCGGTGCGCAGGCGCCGCATCCAGTCCGCCAGCTTGTGCAGCGGGCGCTCGTAGGTAAACCAGGTCATGCCGACCACGAGCATCACCGCGAGCAGCGTCACGATCAGTATCCAGAATCCGTAGCGTACCAGCCGGTCGGTGGCGCGTTCGTCTATGTATGAAACATCGTGCGCCACCACCAGTACGCCTTGCGCGGAACCGTCCTTGTCCTTGAGCGGAATTGCGAAGGCAAGGATCGGCACGCCCTGGAAGCGCACGACCTCGATCGTGTCTTTGCCCGTCTGCGCTGTCAGATCGGCCGCCGACTCGAGCCGGTCCGAAAACTCCGCCACCGCCTTGCCCGCCGCCACCAGCCGGCCATCCGGCCGGAAGACGGCGTAGCCGATCAGGCGGCTATAGCCCTCGAGCCGCGGCCGCAAGGCTTCGCGCGCCTGCGCGTCGGGCAGCGTCAGGGCCTTTTCCACCGTTCCGGAAAGTTGCTGCGCCAGCACGTGGGCGCGGCGGTTCACATCCTCGAGGTCAATCCGGCGCTCATCGTTCGCCTGCCGCCAGGCGAACAGGCCCGTGGCAACCCCTATGGTTGCGGCAATCAGAAGTCCCAGGCGCAGGGAGCGCGCAAGCTTCGGTCGCGATGCGGTCGTCATGATGCCTCCTGTTGTTTCTACCCTGCCTGGGTGCGGGCAGGAGCGGGTGTTGTCAGAAAACTTCTTCCCAGCTCTTACTCAGACGCATGGCGGAGTTGATGAGCCCCACCATGCTGTAGGTCTGCGGAAAATTCCCCCAGAGTCTGCGGCTGGCGGGGTCTATGTCTTCCGAGAGCAAGCCCAGCGAATTGCGGCAGGCGAGCAGCGTATCGAATAGCGCGCGCGCCTCCTCGCGGCGACCGAGGGCCGCGAGGGCGTCAATATACCAGAACGTGCAGACCACGAACGCGGTTTGCGGCTCGCCGAAATCGTCCTTCTGCGTGTAGCGAAAGACGAAATCGCCCCGCTTGAGGTGCTGCTCGACCGCCGCCACCGTACCGGCGAAGCGCGGATCATCCGCGGCCAGGAATCCGAGTTCATGCAAGAGCAGCAGGCTCGCATCGAGTTCTTTACCGCCAAAGCTCTCCACGAAGCTCTGTTGCTTCGCATCCCAGGCGTTCTCGCAGACCGCACGGTGAATGATGTCCGCATGCCCGCGCCAGTAGTGGGCGCGGTCGTTTAGGCCGAGGCGTATGGCGATACGCGTCAGGCGGTCGCAGGCGACCCAGCACATGACGCTGGAGAAGGTGTGAATGCGCGCGGCGTTGCGCAGTTCCCAAATGCCCGCATCGGGTTGGCTATACAC comes from Gammaproteobacteria bacterium and encodes:
- the pmbA gene encoding metalloprotease PmbA, with the protein product MSLILNPANTPSETLWDAAQLQALVHDLLLEAASQGASSAEAGLNIESGLSVTVRLGEVETIEHNRDKALGVTVYFGHRKGSASTSDFSAQAIKETVRAACNIARYTAEDDCAGLADAALMARETPDLDLYYPWQVSAEHAIALATECEDSARALDKRITNSEGASLSSHQGLNIYGNSHGFIGGYPTSRHSLSCAVIGQSESGMQRDYWFSVARDHSELETPGRIGEHAAQRTLRRLNGRRLSTRQAPVVFEAPAATSLLSHLMSAIRGGSLYRKASFLLDHLGKRIFPAHVHIHEKPHLKKALGSAPFDNEGVATAAHDFVRGGVLESYVLDSYSARKLGMQTTGNAGGVHNLFIDPGSYDLDGLLRLMGKGLLVTELIGMGVNTVTGDYSRGAAGFWVEHGEIQYPVEEITIAGNLLDIFLQLAEVGNDVDVRGNIRTGSILIENMTIAGE
- a CDS encoding trehalose-6-phosphate synthase, which codes for MVSNREPYMHQLRDGKPYMIMPAGGLVTSLDPVLQACGGVWIAHGGGDADRETADASGRLTVPPDDARYTLRRVWLTREEEQGYYYGFSNEGLWPLCHLAHERPVFRAADWEYYRQANQRFADAVIEEIGDGKAVVLVQDYQLALVPQMLKAVRPDLRVGLFWHIPWPNPEAFRICPWGAELLTGMLGADLVGFHLQQYCNNFLDTVDRVLESRLDWDHFAVELKGRVSRVRPFPISVQNWAERKVPAGEDLAQQIAALKAQHKIEGAYIAVGVDRIDYTKGLPERFRAVGRFLEKYPQYRGRFTFVELGAPSRTHLRRYRDHIAQLEALADEINWKYQTNGWKPIHFLAAHHDAKTVHAFLRMASMCIVSSLHDGMNLVAKEYVAAQESHEGVLILSEFAGAARELADALIINPYDTEQFADAIRYGMEMDPAERRARMERMYRIVEEHNIYRWAAGFLTELAATRAAALGEAT
- the ampE gene encoding regulatory signaling modulator protein AmpE codes for the protein MILIAILISLGIDKAFATWQGVRRFEWFLEFANSIRFQLKAIANGSLGVLLTVALPVFLIALVDYLLGRAHPLLAFPFGVAVLWYCLGPKNLDDQVQAYIDARESGDIEAAQHSAADILHQQIPSQNFQLSQAVTESILIEGNERIMAVLFWFGVLGPLGAALYRLSATLKNFTGKEHPASEFAQAAQRLHAILDWIPARLVAVGYAVSGSFVDAIGNWRGSAGKAEKWEESSVQVLLASGMGALHLDAESLREGPQGSDVQAGSQPGAADVQAEIAHIKAAQALVWRTLVAWVVIIALMTLAGRVG
- a CDS encoding class II glutamine amidotransferase, whose amino-acid sequence is MCELAAYLGPRLILGEVTGLMESGLGRDAYGFGLGWYAPDGSPAVYTRSKPPAWDTNLPHLERSLESNLWLVHLQLEAALAVSHQTGPQPYCDDEFIFGHCGVIEGFRDRLSPLMRQFMAPEVEAGIGSTTASEYLFGLLRHLLQDDDEISLDQALGQMFELLDDWLENEVALLNIILSDGETLCAARHAINAGCAPLYFTTDVDDYPGAQLIASSPLTASAFWQPIPEHHLLILDPAAPPELAALG
- a CDS encoding DUF615 domain-containing protein, producing MAEDEGFDVEQKSKSQLKREMTSLQDLGEELVELPVRLLQRFDLPENLLDAIGAARGMSSRGARKRQLQYIGRLMREVDAEPIRKTMDDIKHRQVHAAQQLHLIERWRERLLNEGDGAVQALCEEYSGTDRQRVRQWLRAAEQEKAANKSPTAARALFQYLRELIA
- the ampD gene encoding 1,6-anhydro-N-acetylmuramyl-L-alanine amidase AmpD; translation: MQKSPTLIQLDCSNGLLDGAQQVPSPNCDARPADCGIDLLVIHNISLPPGEFGGPHIESLFLNTLDPKAHPYFADICGMKVSTHLLIRRSGEIVQFVPLHLRAWHAGESRFEGRTACNDFSIGIELEGTDDHPYEPAQYTALAEVARTLMAAYPGITPQRIVGHSDIAPGRKTDPGPSFDWERLRSLLINSSPPAV